A single Dunckerocampus dactyliophorus isolate RoL2022-P2 chromosome 2, RoL_Ddac_1.1, whole genome shotgun sequence DNA region contains:
- the ptprea gene encoding receptor-type tyrosine-protein phosphatase epsilon isoform X2 has product MRKTNFSSFRWLKNQRKAAVTAVDKKIPNGILEEQDQQTVVLLPRSASASKHYPPLAVEQLEEEYRLRSADDGKLFREEYNSLPGGHAQGTYEEANKDNNKEKNRYPNILPYDHSRVVLTQLDGSPASSDYVNASYIDGFTLKNKFIAAQGPKEDTVADFWRMIWEQKVATVVMLTNLKERKEDKCHQYWPDQGCWTYGNVRVAVEDFTVLVDYTIRKFCIQYQSTDAAKTPRLVTQLHFTSWPDFGVPFSPIGMLKFLKKVKMVNPPFSGPIVVHCSAGVGRTGTFIVIDAMIDMMHDKQNVDVFGFVSKIREQRSQLIQTDMQYSFIYQALLEYYLYGDTELDVSSLEGHLHKLHNTVNSGDRLGLEEEFKKLTNMRIMKENMRTGNLPANMKKNRVLQIIPYDFNRVILSMRRGQEFTDYINASFIDGYRQKDYFIATQGPLSQTVEDFWRMVWEWKCHSIVMLTELQEREQDKCYQYWPSEESETYGDYSVEMKGNALCDAFSLRDLVLTFVPEKQTRVIRHFHFHGWPEVGIPAEGRGMIDIIAAVQRQQQQSGNHPIVVHCSAGAGRTGTFIALSNILERVKAEGLLDVFQTVKSLRMQRPHMVQTVEQYDFCYRVVQDFVDIFSDYANFK; this is encoded by the exons ATGAGAAAGACTAACTTCTCCAGCTTCAGATG GTTAAAAAACCAGAGGAAAGCGGCGGTCACCGCAGTCGACAAGAAGATACCCAATGGCATCCTGGAGGAACAAG ATCAACAGACAGTGGTCCTGCTGCCCAGGTCTGCTTCGGCCTCCAAGCACTACCCCCCGCTCGCCGTGgagcagctggaggaggagtACAGGCTGCGCTCGGCCGACGACGGCAAGCTCTTTCGCGAGGAATACAAC TCTCTGCCGGGGGGTCATGCCCAAGGGACGTACGAGGAAGCCAACAAGGACAACAACAAAGAGAAGAACAGATACCCCAACATACTTCCCT ACGATCATTCCAGGGTGGTGCTGACTCAGCTGGACGGAAGCCCCGCCTCCTCCGACTACGTCAATGCCTCCTACATCGAC GGTTTCACACTTAAGAACAAATTCATAGCAGCACAAG GTCCAAAAGAGGACACGGTCGCAGATTTCTGGAGGATGATTTGGGAGCAGAAAGTGGCGACGGTGGTCATGCTGACCAACCTGAAGGAGAGGAAAGAA GACAAGTGCCACCAGTACTGGCCAGATCAGGGCTGCTGGACCTACGGGAATGTGCGTGTGGCGGTAGAGGACTTCACCGTCTTGGTGGATTACACCATACGCAAGTTCTGCATACAATAT CAATCCACAGATGCCGCCAAGACTCCACGGCTGGTGACGCAGCTCCACTTCACCAGCTGGCCCGATTTCGGCGTCCCTTTCTCGCCCATCGGCATGCTCAAGTTCCTCAAGAAGGTCAAGATGGTCAATCCGCCATTTTCCGGGCCCATAGTGGTCCACTGCAG CGCCGGCGTGGGTCGGACTGGGACCTTCATTGTTATCGACGCCATGATTGACATGATGCACGACAAGCAAAATGTGGATGTGTTTGGCTTTGTCTCCAAGATCCGAGAACAGCGTTCACAGCTCATTCAGACAGAC ATGCAGTACTCGTTCATCTACCAGGCCCTGCTTGAATACTACCTCTACGGAGACACGGAGCTGGATGTGTCATCCCTTGAAGGACACCTGCACAAACTGCACAACACCGTCAACAGTGGGGATCGCCTTGGCCTGGAGGAGGAGTTCAAG AAACTGACAAACATGCGCATCATGAAGGAGAACATGAGAACGGGGAACCTCCCCGCCAACATGAAGAAGAACCGAGTTCTGCAGATCATTCCGT ACGACTTCAACAGAGTTATTCTATCCATGAGGAGAGGTCAGGAGTTCACAGATTACATCAATGCATCGTTTATAGAC GGCTACAGGCAGAAAGACTACTTCATTGCCACGCAGGGTCCTCTGTCGCAAACCGTGGAGGACTTTTGGAGGATGGTGTGGGAGTGGAAGTGTCACTCTATTGTCATGCTCACCGAGCTCCAGGAGAGGGAGCAG GACAAGTGTTACCAGTATTGGCCATCGGAGGAGTCAGAAACGTACGGAGACTACAGCGTGGAGATGAAGGGCAACGCCTTGTGCGATGCCTTCAGTCTACGAGACTTGGTACTCACCTTTGTCCCG GAGAAGCAGACACGAGTGATCCGGCACTTCCACTTCCACGGCTGGCCCGAGGTGGGCATCCCGGCCGAGGGTCGGGGCATGATCGACATCATTGCGGCGgtgcagcggcagcagcagcagtctggCAACCATCCTATTGTTGTACACTGCAG CGCCGGTGCCGGGCGGACTGGTACGTTCATTGCACTGAGCAACATCTTGGAGCGGGTCAAAGCGGAAGGCCTGCTAGACGTGTTCCAAACTGTGAAGAGTTTACGCATGCAGAGGCCGCACATGGTCCAGACTGTG GAGCAGTACGACTTCTGCTACAGGGTGGTACAAGACTTTGTGGACATTTTCTCTGACTATGCCAACTTTAAATGA
- the ptprea gene encoding receptor-type tyrosine-protein phosphatase epsilon isoform X1 — MVPLLFLVATTTTSNSSSNGNHTREGVTSTSHHVLPTMLVLSLLLLIIMLLAWYFLRLKNQRKAAVTAVDKKIPNGILEEQDQQTVVLLPRSASASKHYPPLAVEQLEEEYRLRSADDGKLFREEYNSLPGGHAQGTYEEANKDNNKEKNRYPNILPYDHSRVVLTQLDGSPASSDYVNASYIDGFTLKNKFIAAQGPKEDTVADFWRMIWEQKVATVVMLTNLKERKEDKCHQYWPDQGCWTYGNVRVAVEDFTVLVDYTIRKFCIQYQSTDAAKTPRLVTQLHFTSWPDFGVPFSPIGMLKFLKKVKMVNPPFSGPIVVHCSAGVGRTGTFIVIDAMIDMMHDKQNVDVFGFVSKIREQRSQLIQTDMQYSFIYQALLEYYLYGDTELDVSSLEGHLHKLHNTVNSGDRLGLEEEFKKLTNMRIMKENMRTGNLPANMKKNRVLQIIPYDFNRVILSMRRGQEFTDYINASFIDGYRQKDYFIATQGPLSQTVEDFWRMVWEWKCHSIVMLTELQEREQDKCYQYWPSEESETYGDYSVEMKGNALCDAFSLRDLVLTFVPEKQTRVIRHFHFHGWPEVGIPAEGRGMIDIIAAVQRQQQQSGNHPIVVHCSAGAGRTGTFIALSNILERVKAEGLLDVFQTVKSLRMQRPHMVQTVEQYDFCYRVVQDFVDIFSDYANFK, encoded by the exons ATGGTCCCTCTTCTGTTTTTGGTGgcaaccacaacaacatccaattcCAGCAGCAATGGAAACCATACACGAG AGGGCGTCACATCCACCAGCCACCATGTCCTCCCCACCATGCTGGTCCTCTCTCTGCTGCTGCTCATCATCATGCTGCTGGCCTGGTACTTCCTCAG GTTAAAAAACCAGAGGAAAGCGGCGGTCACCGCAGTCGACAAGAAGATACCCAATGGCATCCTGGAGGAACAAG ATCAACAGACAGTGGTCCTGCTGCCCAGGTCTGCTTCGGCCTCCAAGCACTACCCCCCGCTCGCCGTGgagcagctggaggaggagtACAGGCTGCGCTCGGCCGACGACGGCAAGCTCTTTCGCGAGGAATACAAC TCTCTGCCGGGGGGTCATGCCCAAGGGACGTACGAGGAAGCCAACAAGGACAACAACAAAGAGAAGAACAGATACCCCAACATACTTCCCT ACGATCATTCCAGGGTGGTGCTGACTCAGCTGGACGGAAGCCCCGCCTCCTCCGACTACGTCAATGCCTCCTACATCGAC GGTTTCACACTTAAGAACAAATTCATAGCAGCACAAG GTCCAAAAGAGGACACGGTCGCAGATTTCTGGAGGATGATTTGGGAGCAGAAAGTGGCGACGGTGGTCATGCTGACCAACCTGAAGGAGAGGAAAGAA GACAAGTGCCACCAGTACTGGCCAGATCAGGGCTGCTGGACCTACGGGAATGTGCGTGTGGCGGTAGAGGACTTCACCGTCTTGGTGGATTACACCATACGCAAGTTCTGCATACAATAT CAATCCACAGATGCCGCCAAGACTCCACGGCTGGTGACGCAGCTCCACTTCACCAGCTGGCCCGATTTCGGCGTCCCTTTCTCGCCCATCGGCATGCTCAAGTTCCTCAAGAAGGTCAAGATGGTCAATCCGCCATTTTCCGGGCCCATAGTGGTCCACTGCAG CGCCGGCGTGGGTCGGACTGGGACCTTCATTGTTATCGACGCCATGATTGACATGATGCACGACAAGCAAAATGTGGATGTGTTTGGCTTTGTCTCCAAGATCCGAGAACAGCGTTCACAGCTCATTCAGACAGAC ATGCAGTACTCGTTCATCTACCAGGCCCTGCTTGAATACTACCTCTACGGAGACACGGAGCTGGATGTGTCATCCCTTGAAGGACACCTGCACAAACTGCACAACACCGTCAACAGTGGGGATCGCCTTGGCCTGGAGGAGGAGTTCAAG AAACTGACAAACATGCGCATCATGAAGGAGAACATGAGAACGGGGAACCTCCCCGCCAACATGAAGAAGAACCGAGTTCTGCAGATCATTCCGT ACGACTTCAACAGAGTTATTCTATCCATGAGGAGAGGTCAGGAGTTCACAGATTACATCAATGCATCGTTTATAGAC GGCTACAGGCAGAAAGACTACTTCATTGCCACGCAGGGTCCTCTGTCGCAAACCGTGGAGGACTTTTGGAGGATGGTGTGGGAGTGGAAGTGTCACTCTATTGTCATGCTCACCGAGCTCCAGGAGAGGGAGCAG GACAAGTGTTACCAGTATTGGCCATCGGAGGAGTCAGAAACGTACGGAGACTACAGCGTGGAGATGAAGGGCAACGCCTTGTGCGATGCCTTCAGTCTACGAGACTTGGTACTCACCTTTGTCCCG GAGAAGCAGACACGAGTGATCCGGCACTTCCACTTCCACGGCTGGCCCGAGGTGGGCATCCCGGCCGAGGGTCGGGGCATGATCGACATCATTGCGGCGgtgcagcggcagcagcagcagtctggCAACCATCCTATTGTTGTACACTGCAG CGCCGGTGCCGGGCGGACTGGTACGTTCATTGCACTGAGCAACATCTTGGAGCGGGTCAAAGCGGAAGGCCTGCTAGACGTGTTCCAAACTGTGAAGAGTTTACGCATGCAGAGGCCGCACATGGTCCAGACTGTG GAGCAGTACGACTTCTGCTACAGGGTGGTACAAGACTTTGTGGACATTTTCTCTGACTATGCCAACTTTAAATGA